In Enoplosus armatus isolate fEnoArm2 chromosome 12, fEnoArm2.hap1, whole genome shotgun sequence, the DNA window GGATTTAGTGTGTTTTTCCTTAATAGCTGTTATAAAACAGTTAGCGTATTCACCCACATTGTCCAGTGTTTAAACTAGTTCAAACTTCACAAAGTAAGCCCATTGATTTTTCTTGGCTCCCTCAACGACAGGATTCATtgcatttggtttgtttagAGAGGTTGGAGTATGAGCAAACTGAAGACAGATTGAATCATCTTCTACAAGTGCACTTCTTTGTTGAAACGTCAAAAGGAACTGCGACCTAGCTGCCATTAGGAAAGAAATCCTATTTGACCCCAGCTATGCTGAGTCAGTTGCAATACATTTGAGATCTTCAATGTCAAATTTAAGTAGTTAAAGTTTATCAGACTTGGTAATAAGTTCAgcttaaataaaaatgcaacactGCTTGTTGTCAGCAGTAAGACATCTTAAAACTGAGCTGACGATGTACAGGTTTTTGTCTTTAAGTTTTTACAATTAGACCTGCTGAGAAGTGTCATAGTTGATagtacatttatttgattaacTTCCtcgtttttttaatgttttgaggAAGTATGTCAGCCTTGAAGTTTCCCATCTGATCATCACTGGCAACATTGATCAAAAAGTTGGGGTAAAACCACAGTGTCTATTCGTGGTTAAGTAGACCTACCAGAAAATTCATTTCGAGAAAATGTTACTTGCTCTGTGCATGTATATCCTCTACAATCTAGATGActtgttaaaatgtcttgtttgttaaaaactattCTAGATAGGTGGAGAGCAGGTAAAACCTCAAACCAATTGGTGCAGTGCGTCCTAAAGGAAGAAACTGAACCTTTAATTGGTAGAATTAAAGACTTTCCTCCGTATTTTCCTCTTTAAGCATTAGTAATGTATCCAGGAATATTGTTTTGTCATGCATTTGCTTTCTAATCTATGTATTAAATGTCTCTAAAAGGTATAAAATTTGACTCATCTACTTTGCAGCTGTTGCAACCCCTCTGCTTGGCACCGAGCAGTGTGCTCGTGGCCCCCCCTACTGGTGCCAGAATGTAAAGACGGCATCTCTGTGTGGAGCTGTGACCCACTGCCAGCAGAACGTGTGGAATAAGCCCCAGATGGTGAGACGCCTCAACgtttcatgcatttatttgtgttctAGATTTTCTTTACACTTTTTGAAATATgtgggaaatacatttttatttacacacccaATTATCTGGTTTCAGAAATCAGTGCCATGTGACTTGTGCAAAGAGGTGTTGATGGTGGTGGAGCAGATACTGAAGGACAATGCCACTGAggtaagattaaaaaaaaagtgtgttgaGATGATAAATGAGTTCCCTACAACTATACCAACACTTTCAACACTCTGatatcctttttttctgtgattgcaGTCTGAGGTCCTCGAGTACCTGGAGAAGACCTGCCAGCTCATCCCTGATCAAAAATTGACTGCAGAGTGCAAGGAGATGGTGGATAGCTACTACCCCATCCTCATAGGTATCATTACTGGAGAACTGGTGAGCACTGTCAACCTGTTTGTCCAAGTCTTAGCCTAGATTAAATATATGTCAAAGACCGGTGGTGGAAGGTCCAGGGTTGTGACCATTAACCAATTTAACAGTTTAAGTATACCACAAGTAAATATTTTAATGGTGCCATTACACAGTTTGCATTTAGAATCATATTCAAATCTTTCAAATAAGTTAGAAGCAAGTTTTGCCAAAGATCTTGTTAAAGCTTATTAGAGGTTGGTTTGTCAGTTTATCATTCGGCTTCATCTAAGGCTCTTAGTAAATGGTCCATCTGCCCCTCGTTGtgcaaaaaagggaaaacaagtgGCTGTGAGGAAAGTGCAGCGAGCTGAATAAGGGCTATTGATGGGGAAGTGAGTCCACGTCTAAATGGGAACAGAGTAGTCATTGTGAAATGCCAAACCTCATGACCAGGGGCGTTTGGTGTAGTGTCTTTGTTTCAACTCTCACCTGCTACAGCAAGTTTGGGAACAACCGAGACAGTTCTTACAGATCCTGTAAAGTTTTCATCTTGTTCAAGTTGAATTTCTTTTAAATCcatttgactgtgtgtgatcCAGGCTTTAAAGCAAGGGGGGTATATATGTTATTTACTTCTGCCTTCAGCTAACATGTATACCTTTCTAAATAAAGCACTTAACTATAAAATGTACCAGTTATTGAAGTAagttaaagttgtgtgttttttaggaGGATCCTGGTGTCGTGTGTGCAGCCATCGGGCTGTGTCAGTCTCAGCAGGCAGCCCTGGCTAAGGCTCAGGCCCCGGAGCAGCTCATGTCCAATGAAATCCCTCAGGTTGACCTTTCCCAGCGAGTGGCTCCCTTCCTCCTCAATGTGCCTGAGCTCCTCTATCCTCAGGAGAGCTCCAAGCAGGAGGCTCCCAAACAAGAGGCTCCAAAGCAGGTACATTGTTGAACTCCACTCTGCACGAACAGCAATGTGTTCTCCAGCTGTTGTTAATGAATGATTTCCTCGTTCTTTCCTGTAGCAGAATGATGATGTGTGCCAGGACTGCATCAAGTTCCTGACTGACGCTCAAACGGAAGCCAAGGAGAACTCCTCATTTGTCGACTCTCTCATTGAGAATATTGAGAACCAGTGTGACCTGCTGGGGCCAAGCCTCTCTGAAATGGTGAGAACCCCACATGAGTGGAAGAGTTTTGATTAAATAccatatattgtatatgtatatttactgtgtttttcctcaatgCAGTGCAAGGAGTATGTCAGCCAGTATGGCGTCATTGTTGTTCAGCAGCTCATGTCCATGGTGAGTGATCGAACCTTCACACTTCATGTACCTCACTGAATTAATGAGTGCaggaaaacctttttgtttGCATATTTAAGCCACATTATAACATCAATGGTTCATTATATTCTAATATTCAATGATAAGCTTAATGAACTGGTCATCAAAACTGATGCGTCTGTGAtaatttgtatgttttagtgGTTGCTAAGTCCATATCCAGTCTGGCCTGCTGACTTCAATTTATTCACATCTTTAAATCGCTTTCTGTCTTGTctaaatttttatttttcttaatttctgttgtctttttttcgcctgtgttcctcttttctcccctccatTCATGTTGTCTtgctctgtttcctcctgctctggGTTTTGTGTGCTGCTCCCCAGGAACAGGTAGGTCACTCTGTGTTCAGCCTGTAGCCTCTTAACTTCCTTTAGCTCCTGCTTCTTGTGCTGTCCTCTACTCACCTGACACTGTAGAGATTTGTGTAAATGATCATCTAATTATGAGTGAGACTACTTTACTTAACCTGAACACTTTTGCTTGTTTGGCTAATGACTTGACACTTTATTTCACATAGTTTTCTTGACATCAAATGAGCACACAGTGCTGTAGTATTTATGCTTGGGTCTTGTGACTTAGtttggctgttgtttttttttaacgctGTGTCTGATTTTGTTGGATGCCTCAGTCAGACCTGTAGAAGTAAACTTTTTTTCAGGATGGgtgtatgttgctgtgtgtctggtACTCGAGGaagcattttctttatttttgtatcATAGAAAGGTGTGCGTATTGCATGGGTGGGGTGGAATGGTATGCAGATTGCAAACACATGGTTTATGCTAACAGTATGCAATGTGGCATGTTTTGTAGACCTTTTGGCTGTGTATCCTAAAATAATTGTCCGTTTCTACCCTCAGCAACCCAAGGATATCTGTGTCCACGCTGGCTTTTGTACTGCTATGAAGAGGTCTGTTCCCATGCTGACGCTGCAGGCTGCCAAGACTCTAGCTGCCGCCAAGACTGTGCCTGCTGCCAAGTCGATATCTGTTCTCAAGCTTTTCCCTGCCACCAAGGTGGAGTCTGCCACTGACAAGTCTGCTAAGGTAAGTCATGGTGGGCACCTGACTACAGACTTTCATCAGTACTTCATATTGATGCAAGATAAAAATCAGTGTTATAGCACAGTATTGTACATGTGAGACCTTGCTTCTTTGTGTTCCAGCCCATGGTGCATGTCCGTGATTCCCCAACATGTGCGATCTGTGAGTTTGTGATGAAACAGTTGGAGACCATGTTGGAGGATCAGAAAACAGAGGTGGGATGTGTACTACTAGATGCATCCAACTCTTAAGAAACTGCCACCAACGTACTGTTGGTGCGGTTAGTTTGACTCGGCTGTGGTGTCAAGCTGATccatctgtgtttgtctcaggAGGAGGTGATTCAAGCTGTGGAGAAGGTGTGCACATTACTGCCCTCCACTCTGAGTGCCCAGTGCAAAGACCTGGTTGAGACCTACGGCAATGCCATCATTGAGCTGCTGGTGCAGCAGGCTGACCCCAAGACAGTCTGCACAGTGTTGGCACTCTGCAATGATGCCAGCCGTGCATATGTCCGTAAGTTCTCACTCTTCAAAGTCTTCAAAATACTGACTGCAATTTATTTCATACCGGTACAAGAACAAGATTAGACTGTAAAATTATGTAGCTGTAGAGATGTTGGGTTCACACTGTGCAGAAagatttttttgtcttttttttcattttgtcaggtGCTGTAAAAGGtcagcagttttattttcagtgtttagttGGCCTCATACAAAGCAGGccttgtggtgtgtgtgtgatcaagactaaaaatgttttaaattctaaaaatctgaaaaatgctCCGTTAGTTGTGAGGTCTTATTGTATcgtctgtctttttcatttgcCTCTGTGAAGCCAAAGGTGTATCTCCACATATGGATAATAAGTGATTTCCGTTCTAATTCTTTTCAGCTGCACTCGACCAGACTCGCTTCAAGGCTGGTGGCTACTGCGATGTGTGCAAGATGGCCGTTGGGTACATCGATGGCATTCTGGAGAAGAATGCGACAGAGGCACAGATTGAGGAGGCTGTGAAGAAAGTGTGCAGCTTCCTGCCTGACTCTTTACAGACCGAGGTGAGTAGTTGCATCTTCTTACCTGGTTTAACTTTTTACCTATCCTCATGTGATGGCCGTGCATTAacccctgtgtttgtgtcaacagTGTGACCAGCTGATTGAACAGTACGAGCCAATGCTtgtccagctgctgctccagatGCTCGACCCAGACTTTGTGTGCATGGTAAACTAGATTAATTCCACAACCAAATAACAAGACGAGTAATGTGAACACAAGTAATTCCTGATGTTACGGTTAATGTCAATTcaattgaaacatttttgttttcatgaattgTTGGTAATGAACAGTAAATGAGATATTTGGCTTGCACTACAGGCCTGCTGCCCAGTTTAGTAGCTGagctgtgcttgtgtttgtatgtgtaacAGAAAGTTGGAGCCTGCCCTGAAGCTGTGCGCAGGCTGCTGGGAACAGAGCAGTGCAGCTGGGGACCTGCATTCTGGTGCAAGAACATGGAGACAGCAACTCGGTGCAATGTGAGTTAAGTCATATTTTGACCCAAACATGTGTCCCTGTAGTGTAATTCCTGAACCTGTTTTGGGGATATGAACTATCTTTTAAGGCTATGACTCTGCAGTGACAAATGATGCCCAGTCAATGAtgccctttttttaaactgtgcaGCGTATCACGACTTATTCTTTAAAACTGATTGCGTAAACTTTTTTCATACAAGTTTGCTTTAAGAGACCTGACTAACCTCTTGTTTCTCTTCTAGGCTGTGGCTCACTGCAAACGCCATGTGTGGGTATAGAGGAAGACCAGCACAAACTCACCTGTAGggaattcaaagaaaaaaatactgtagtGCTGCTTCCCACTTTTAatttttgtcctgttttcattttttaatggaCTTAAATTCCTGCAAATTTATGTTTAAATTAactttgatattttgaaaaatgtcatgGTGGAAAGGGActggacacttttttttctggggtGGTTGGGAAGGAGTGATAACGTGTATAGTGGCCTGCAGCTTCATTGAGCAGAAGCAACAAAGCTTCACTGATTTGCATAATTTTGGTTGTACTTACCTATATTGCTTGCTGGGTGTGGTGTATGTTGGAACACAAATTCAAGTTTCACATGTTGTATAATGTTCATACAGCATCAGAGGGCTGCTGTTCTGATAGGTCAgaaccccaccccaccccaccccacccaacCCAACCCCACCTATATGTGACTCCTTCTCCCTGGAGAACTGATTGCAAGCAGGAGAGATGGCTCAGCGTGTTTAAGGATCACTGGCAGTATGTCCGATTCTTAAAACAAAATTTCTAATGTAGACATAAaatgtttgttcttgttttaagGAGCTGATATGGAGGTAATTATTCTGACAGTGTACCTCCCACTCACCTCCCATTGTTTGCACTCTTCCTACTGTTTGTAAATCACTATTTCTAACGTACAGAAAGCATCTCAAATTCGATTGTCTGCTTAAAACCCCCAAACCAACTGTCGGTTGATCTGTACATTTTAACAATTAAAATGATCCCAATCCATacgttttctttgttttgttttttttgctgttaatTGAATTTATCTCTATTCTTATCATGAAAACCTCCTAGCTCCTTTTTATTAGTTGGCGGTCATTTCTGCAATTTTGTGCTCTGTGGCCAGTAATTTCATTTAAAGGACTCTCTTCTATACTATGTTTAACTTTTGATGTGCAATACTTAAGTGACAACTGTGTGTTTAGCCTATAATCTGCACATGTTCCTGCTGACCCTTTTCCAAATGACAACCTACGATAACTaggttatttaaaaaagaatttaaacaaatatttacaagGTTTCAGTGGCTAATTTCACCTAATGGACTGCAGCTCAAGTGcacatttgaaaatgatgaCAAATCTGAGAGTTACTGGAAAACTTCAGTTTATAAAGTCTGATCAAGTTCAGTTACAAGACTTACAGACGACAGACACTAATCAACAACAATTAGCCATGTTTTTCCAGTTGTATTCTTCAATAAGATGTGCTTCTTTGCATATTtcattaaacttaaaaaaaaaaaaaaaaaaaaaagaaactcccTCTGCATAACGACTTATTATATAGCACAAATGTCACCCCTTGAACCTACtaaagtgtgaaatgtgtgctttgtaacatgaaataaacactttatttaatgaGGTGTCCCTTATGGACTTCATTGGTTGCTTGAAGATCTCCATTATGCAGAGACCAAGTCATAGAGGACACATCCCTAAGGCTCACATCATGAGCCACAtcagtgtaaacacaacacttaTTAATGCGAGGTATGAAGGAGTTAAGGCTTTTTGGTGAGGAGAGGAAACGAGAAGCTTATCAGCACTTTTCCCTGATGGCATACAGCTGGCTTTACTGGTGCACTTTGCATCACAGTGCTTTGAGGGTCTGGTATTCCTCAGCAGGGGGTGCATTGACTGTACTGTCCAGCTACTGTCTGCTGCATAGCTCGACTATACCACTGTAACTGACTAAGTTATTACTTAACAGCATGGTCAGATGCAGTGCACCAGAAGCACGGAAAAAGCAGACCCAACAGCCAGTCCCAGAGTGAGGAAGAAGGACATGACCACTCCCGTGGCCTCTGCCAGCTCCCGAGGTACCACCTTAGGGCCATATATCATTGGCAGAGTGCCTAGGTAGCCATTAGAGAGACCTAGCAGGCAGTTAAATACCACAGGGTACACGTCATGGTTAAAAAGCACAGTGTGGAGGTGGTCCCTCGGCTGGTAGTTACAGAACATGAGAAGTGGCACCATGACGGAGCGACACAGCACCAGTACAGGCAGGACTCGGCTAGTGGGACCTGGGACCTGCAGCCAGGCTGTGGCCTGCCTGCCACAAAAGTCTGCTACGTTGTACAGGAGGAAACTAGTGAGGGGCACAAAGAAAGTGGTTGTCCAGGGGCTGCCGCCGTCTTTGTGGACAGACTGGATCCCTGAGGATACTGCAGGAAACACCGTGATAGAAATGAAGAAGACATAGAAGACGCTCAGACCGAGCACCCACGTCTTCCTGAGGATAGGCTGCAGTGGTGGGATGGAGTCTCTGCTCCCTGTGCCTGCTGCAGCTCCCCCCTCACTCATCACCTCTGGACCGGTGCATGTTGCTGCCAGCATGTAGTGTCTGGATAGAAGAGAAGCAGAGCACAGCATGTTTTAGAATAACTAGTACATcgaaaatatctttaaaaacagggaGACTTTTATCTGAATTTTATCTGTCAAGTCTGAACTGAAGTAGACAAAGTAGCTTTGATGGCTGTTGGTGCGATTAATAAAAAGATCTTATTTTTGTAACATATCTCCACTTGACAAGGCATGATGTATTGAACCTGTCCCCTAAACAGTAGCTTTATCATTAGATTGTAATAACACTGTCTTCCAGACCTGGTCAACCTTTACAATtactttttaattgaattagtCCAACTGTGTTCATTGCAGCATTATATtaagtaaatataaaataaaagaatgtttattattttatgactGTTTTATTATGTGCATTGCTATTGACATGAATCAAACAGTAGCTgcaaatttaaaatgcacaaacaaaataactggAACAGGTACATTTAGAATATGTATTACAAATGTTGTGAAATCATTTCACCCCACTATGTGTAGGATCTGAACATTTCTAACTTTGGCACCATCTGGTGGCAGTATGAAGAACGACACAGTGGCAGATAATGCACACTGCTAAACTCTCTGTAAACTATAGTATCCAGATTCAGATGAAAGTACATCTTACAGAACATGGGGTAGTGTTATCATCACCTACATTAGTAAATGAAAATACAGGTTTGACAGGTAGTGTATGCATCTGTATGGGAAGCAGAATCTCTTTGGCAGCTACTGACCTTGAATATGCCAGCTTGGGCAGCAGCAGATATGTGACGATGCAGAGCAAGATGAAGAAGTCAGCCGTCAGGAAATAGGCCAGTGCGCTGTCTGTCACATCCTTCGCCAATGCCAGGTCCGCTATTGATGCCACTGCACTCAGCGTGCCTCCCATGGCTTGGCCTGAGACAAAAAAGGACCTCAGCCTATATATTGTGCAGTCAGTTAAGCTGCCTAATGTCCCACCAACTGTAATTAcctaaatatattaaatataactataaatacatattttatgactttattaGAGATGGTAGTGGaaagctgacaggaaatgagggagaaagGGGAACGACACGCAACAAAGTCTCCCCAGATGTCACTTGACCTGGAATTATTATATGAAATATAACGTTGTAAACTCTGAGCCCATAACTTCATCTATTTTCTATACCTGCTTATTCCTGTTTTGCACTGGacaagaggcagacagacagacgccATCATTTCAATATTATGTCCCACACACCAGTACGGTGATGGCAAGACATTAATAGTCACAATAACAAGTTATTTTGTCAATGAACCCTGCAGGTATTTGTACTGTGGTACTGTATAAATGCTAAAAAGATAATAGTGTAAACAAGAGGCATTCCTGACCTGAATGGGGACTGTACCTGAAATAAGGGCCTGAGAAATCCTCATGGGGAAATGCCCACTGATCCCGAACATGCTGCCAGAGAAGAGGTTGGAGGCGCCGCTGACGATAGCCACACTTGCCAGCGTGCCAGAGAAGAACTCCACCCTGCAGTCTGACACGTCCACCTTTACCAGCACCGTGGTCACCACAAACACCAACAGGATGACAATAAGAGACGACAGAATCCGCACGTTTGGAGACAACCTaccaacagcaaacacacaaacacacacaccatatgtACTGGTTTATCAAAGATCAGTTAATCAACATAAATGCCGAAAATGAAGCAGATGTTTGGTGCTACAATTTGCATACAATACTGACGGTGTCCATAAAAATGTGAGATAGCAtccaaacaaataataaatataaaatgtattctgcTGCAGAAATActgttcaaaatgacaaaacatccTCTCTGCTCCATGTTATCTCAGACCAGCACAGACTGATCAAAGTCCAGTGAGAATGTAAGAGACTCACAGCGTTTAAGCATTGCAACACCAAACATctagagacaaaacaacaagttCACAGAACATGTGAAACTGTACTAAAATCATGTATATCATGGTGAACACCATGAGAGACGAGTGTgccgtgtgtgcatgtatgtgtgtgagagagtgtgtgtgtgtgtaaggggaATTAACCTGTTAACTAGGACATAGTTGAGTATCAGACACAGCACAGAGGGCACCGTGGAGGCAATGGCCAGATAACTTTCAAAGTAGTCCTGTGAATAGttgcagaaaagacaaaacatttgagTTAACTTgaatacaagaacacacactcGTGTTCAGTCATTTAGTGTCTCATACAAAATAAGAGGAAGTGAAAGGAGAGTGGAGAAATATACAACTTAAACAAATTCTTTCCTTCCTCATCTTTGCTGTGGTTTCTAATTTAAATCAGATCAAGCATTAATCTCAGAATAGCAGACCGTTTCATGGATTTATCAGCTGTTTGTCTCGTCTCTGTACCGTTCTTACAAACAGGCTTATTTTGATTAAATCCCTGCCGAAAGACATTATTTGGTGGTTGCTATCACTATCACAACAAACTGTATGCCACCATTAATTTTATCGTCTGCAGAGGGAAGTTTCCTTGGTGTGTGTACAGATAAAGGCAGAGCAGATGACCATAACTTAGATTCCAaagaattaattattattattattattaattatacttttatttttttctgatgttgtgAGGTTCTTTAAGTTGCGTCTGCCTCTGAGACAGCAGAGTAATAGTAATAGCTTCCACATAGTTTGGAAGCAGATCTACTTGGCCAGGCGGACTCCTCCCTTCTCTACTTTCATCTTAGTTACCCTTAACAAGCCTTTCAGCATTTCTAATTGTATAATTGTGTTGCGTGTGAAAGGACATTCAGTCCTCACATCTGTCACAGTTCCATGAAGAGCATGCAGAATGGCACAAATATGCATCTTCCtgtgtacacactcacacaatcaaCAAAACACGGCTGTATTTAGCATCCCTCTCACTCACACCGAGGTCTGAACGCTGCTCCTCATTGCCGCTGTGATGACTGTTGTTAGTCAGTTTGTAGAGCCAGTATTGTTTGGCTGTTATGAAGAAGTTCCAGGGCAGCAGGGAGCCAATGCCCATCAGGAAGAAGATTATGTACACCAGACAGTAAGAGTCCTCTGGACTGTAGCGCACGGCCAGAGGCACTGAGGAATGTTTGGGCAGGAGTGATGCAGAGGGACTCTGGTCGTCACTGTCCTCATCCTCGGATACTTGGTGGTTTCCAAGAGCAGTCGGAACATATGAGGAGTTGAGACTGGGCTGTACACGCTCTGAGCCGTCCATTTTCACATGCAGGATAGTCAGAAAgtaaagatgagagagaaaagggaaggtTGAAGCAGTAAGAGTACAAGTTGAAGTGTTAAACAGAGagctgtgaagaagaagaagaagaagaagaagaagaagaagaagaagaagaagaaacatgagtttaaaaaaatcacTGCGAAATAATAATGTTATTGCAATAAGTGGTGTTTCGATGATGCTTACGTTTACTTGTGCTTGTCcagaaaggaaaagacagactgtgtttgttgtgaagCCATAGTCCGGAGAGATCTCCGAGCTGTAGCTGATAGAGATCAATCCAATTGTCCGGCTCCTGTGATGCTGCTGTGCAAGGAGTCACATTTAACTCTGAGAATCATCATTCAATTCTCAGCATATTGACAGGTATTTTCCAAATAAATACCTTAATAGATACACATGTAAAAGATAATGTAAGACCCAAAAAGAAGCTGGAGAAGCTGTACTCTGTTCATGTTCAGCACAAAGCACTGAACATGACAAACCGATTCCTCAATAGGGATAGAAAGGTATACAGTTAAACAATGACTCATCATGATTCAGATGATGTGGAATGTGACATGGACACATTGTCCTTTTCTCGCTGTGCCACCACCGCAATAATAGTGGAGGCGCTGGTATCATTACTATTTGGCAgcagtgtgtggatgtggacCCACTGCTCTCCCTCAGCAGGATTGTAAGTAAGTGGAATCACGGCTTTGGCAATTACCACACACAGTGGGATTCTTTTAAGTTAAATGCTCCATCAGATAAAAGCAACTCAGCATTTACCACACCTATTTTCTTGTGGCATGTGATCGTTTGACTCTTTATACTGAGTTTCGGGCAATCACTAC includes these proteins:
- the psap gene encoding prosaposin isoform X3; this encodes MLLLTLLFVSSAVATPLLGTEQCARGPPYWCQNVKTASLCGAVTHCQQNVWNKPQMKSVPCDLCKEVLMVVEQILKDNATESEVLEYLEKTCQLIPDQKLTAECKEMVDSYYPILIGIITGELEDPGVVCAAIGLCQSQQAALAKAQAPEQLMSNEIPQVDLSQRVAPFLLNVPELLYPQESSKQEAPKQEAPKQNDDVCQDCIKFLTDAQTEAKENSSFVDSLIENIENQCDLLGPSLSEMCKEYVSQYGVIVVQQLMSMEQQPKDICVHAGFCTAMKRSVPMLTLQAAKTLAAAKTVPAAKSISVLKLFPATKVESATDKSAKPMVHVRDSPTCAICEFVMKQLETMLEDQKTEEEVIQAVEKVCTLLPSTLSAQCKDLVETYGNAIIELLVQQADPKTVCTVLALCNDASRAYVPALDQTRFKAGGYCDVCKMAVGYIDGILEKNATEAQIEEAVKKVCSFLPDSLQTECDQLIEQYEPMLVQLLLQMLDPDFVCMKVGACPEAVRRLLGTEQCSWGPAFWCKNMETATRCNAVAHCKRHVWV
- the psap gene encoding prosaposin isoform X1, producing the protein MLLLTLLFVSSAVATPLLGTEQCARGPPYWCQNVKTASLCGAVTHCQQNVWNKPQMKSVPCDLCKEVLMVVEQILKDNATESEVLEYLEKTCQLIPDQKLTAECKEMVDSYYPILIGIITGELEDPGVVCAAIGLCQSQQAALAKAQAPEQLMSNEIPQVDLSQRVAPFLLNVPELLYPQESSKQEAPKQEAPKQQNDDVCQDCIKFLTDAQTEAKENSSFVDSLIENIENQCDLLGPSLSEMCKEYVSQYGVIVVQQLMSMQPKDICVHAGFCTAMKRSVPMLTLQAAKTLAAAKTVPAAKSISVLKLFPATKVESATDKSAKPMVHVRDSPTCAICEFVMKQLETMLEDQKTEEEVIQAVEKVCTLLPSTLSAQCKDLVETYGNAIIELLVQQADPKTVCTVLALCNDASRAYVPALDQTRFKAGGYCDVCKMAVGYIDGILEKNATEAQIEEAVKKVCSFLPDSLQTECDQLIEQYEPMLVQLLLQMLDPDFVCMKVGACPEAVRRLLGTEQCSWGPAFWCKNMETATRCNAVAHCKRHVWV
- the psap gene encoding prosaposin isoform X2 translates to MLLLTLLFVSSAVATPLLGTEQCARGPPYWCQNVKTASLCGAVTHCQQNVWNKPQMKSVPCDLCKEVLMVVEQILKDNATESEVLEYLEKTCQLIPDQKLTAECKEMVDSYYPILIGIITGELEDPGVVCAAIGLCQSQQAALAKAQAPEQLMSNEIPQVDLSQRVAPFLLNVPELLYPQESSKQEAPKQEAPKQNDDVCQDCIKFLTDAQTEAKENSSFVDSLIENIENQCDLLGPSLSEMCKEYVSQYGVIVVQQLMSMQPKDICVHAGFCTAMKRSVPMLTLQAAKTLAAAKTVPAAKSISVLKLFPATKVESATDKSAKPMVHVRDSPTCAICEFVMKQLETMLEDQKTEEEVIQAVEKVCTLLPSTLSAQCKDLVETYGNAIIELLVQQADPKTVCTVLALCNDASRAYVPALDQTRFKAGGYCDVCKMAVGYIDGILEKNATEAQIEEAVKKVCSFLPDSLQTECDQLIEQYEPMLVQLLLQMLDPDFVCMKVGACPEAVRRLLGTEQCSWGPAFWCKNMETATRCNAVAHCKRHVWV
- the slc29a3 gene encoding equilibrative nucleoside transporter 3; this translates as MDGSERVQPSLNSSYVPTALGNHQVSEDEDSDDQSPSASLLPKHSSVPLAVRYSPEDSYCLVYIIFFLMGIGSLLPWNFFITAKQYWLYKLTNNSHHSGNEEQRSDLGDYFESYLAIASTVPSVLCLILNYVLVNRLSPNVRILSSLIVILLVFVVTTVLVKVDVSDCRVEFFSGTLASVAIVSGASNLFSGSMFGISGHFPMRISQALISGQAMGGTLSAVASIADLALAKDVTDSALAYFLTADFFILLCIVTYLLLPKLAYSRHYMLAATCTGPEVMSEGGAAAGTGSRDSIPPLQPILRKTWVLGLSVFYVFFISITVFPAVSSGIQSVHKDGGSPWTTTFFVPLTSFLLYNVADFCGRQATAWLQVPGPTSRVLPVLVLCRSVMVPLLMFCNYQPRDHLHTVLFNHDVYPVVFNCLLGLSNGYLGTLPMIYGPKVVPRELAEATGVVMSFFLTLGLAVGSAFSVLLVHCI